In Nitrosococcus oceani ATCC 19707, the following proteins share a genomic window:
- the fdxA gene encoding ferredoxin FdxA, with amino-acid sequence MTFVVTENCIKCKYTDCVEVCPVDCFHEGPNFLVIDPDECIDCTLCEPECPAEAIFSEDDVPKEHQKYLGINAELAKSWPVITESKEPPADADQWDRIKNGEVEDKLPHLEK; translated from the coding sequence ATGACGTTCGTAGTAACTGAAAACTGTATCAAATGCAAATATACCGACTGTGTTGAAGTATGCCCCGTTGATTGCTTTCATGAAGGCCCTAATTTTCTAGTTATCGATCCAGATGAATGTATCGATTGCACATTATGCGAGCCGGAATGTCCAGCTGAAGCCATTTTTTCTGAGGATGATGTGCCTAAAGAACATCAAAAATATTTGGGAATCAATGCTGAATTAGCAAAAAGCTGGCCGGTCATTACCGAAAGCAAAGAACCCCCGGCAGATGCGGACCAATGGGATCGCATAAAAAACGGCGAAGTTGAAGATAAGCTCCCACACTTAGAGAAATAA
- a CDS encoding LapA family protein, translating to MRRIFYFFIFIVVFVLGLTFAGRHAESVAIDYHFGQLHVPLSLLLALILMIGTILGILVSLITIIRLKRENRRLRKSIRWVEKENANLRTISLKHGQ from the coding sequence ATGCGAAGAATTTTTTATTTTTTTATTTTTATTGTTGTTTTTGTTCTAGGGCTCACCTTTGCGGGGCGCCACGCCGAGTCTGTCGCAATCGATTACCATTTCGGCCAGCTACATGTCCCATTATCTTTGCTTCTCGCCCTTATTTTGATGATAGGAACGATACTTGGCATACTTGTCAGCTTAATTACGATCATAAGGTTGAAGCGTGAAAACAGAAGGTTGCGCAAATCAATTAGGTGGGTTGAAAAAGAGAATGCCAACCTGCGGACGATTTCTCTTAAACATGGGCAAT